From Coffea eugenioides isolate CCC68of unplaced genomic scaffold, Ceug_1.0 ScVebR1_506;HRSCAF=1195, whole genome shotgun sequence, the proteins below share one genomic window:
- the LOC113758430 gene encoding uncharacterized protein LOC113758430 — translation MRDLMRKKRSHCSELSECRASEVIKVTSDKEQKDKIFVSKKLTNDEECNRSQISYSPRSAVTDKLGELCECPASAEFAKVNTDGSDLFVHAEFAGLCTRGMRCSSRLPGELKKDSPLKEAISSCCQSSNHVGCQIFEKNYSILDSGLKSKVSMHEIPEMGNDNNKDTGVSTTVNLLQTEPQINRHVKSPGFYSSRLSASSMIAHPVELICLTLCQKPPVIEWTDEPDGDSVLSPSISQDPHELVEKEEGISLLGEVADDILPFFINDNLEGKELRNLNCQEAGYSYHQDSIIGVPVHYQNDGSYLYMLTPVQSPPSEENVKRWLSLDGRNTSREKAADASVLFISPKHLSDDLVDSRRPLCHASNLSSLDSEARSESNLHQLNHHNQENFNGQVEAHNDEVRTIQKDAYKILMSKPSAVFSQEHSQLSGPDVKSKLTPLSQMGFRDPASVGGRQQLTIVSIEVQAGCRGDLRPDPRFDAIDIITLVFQDDDDAMVDCFMLLRSNTVITETNLDGIPDCKVLLFPEEKQVFSHFTKIISIFDPDTLIGWDVQGGSLGFLAERAAYLGIGLLNNISRIPSSRGLNTTEEDMPDDMSLKVATADPVPLDGAIVEDEWGRTHASGVHVGGRIVLNVWRLMRGEVKLRMYTMEAVAETVLRKKVPYIPCMVLAKWFSSGPGRARYRCMEYLLVKTKLNLDIMNQLDMINRTSELARVFGIDFFSVLSRGSQYRVESMFLRLAHTQNYVAISPGNLQVAYQPAMECLPLVMEPESGFYADPVVVLDFQSLYPSMIIAYNLCFSTCLGKITSSMANILGVSSYSPDMKVLQNLKHEILLTPNGVMYVPSKFRKGVLPRLLEEILSTRIMVKKAMKKLAPSQQVLHRIYDARQLALKLIANVTYGYTAAGFSGRMPCAELADSIVQCGRRTLEAAISFVNNHNKWKAKVVYGDTDSMFVLLKGRSRREAFHIGNEIVSAISAMNPNPVVLKMEKVYQPCFLLTKKRYVGYSYESPDQSKPKFDAKGIETVRRDTCDAVSKTMEQSLRLYFEHQDIDKVKAYLLRQWTRIISGRVSLQDFVFAKEVCLGTYSSRASSLPPSAIVATKAMRADPRAEPRYAERVPYVVVHGEPGARLVDMVVDPMELLALDSRYRLNEAYYIRKQIIPALQRVFGLVGADLNQWFSDMPRPERETVGKRHFYAPNQHRTRIDYYYLSRHCILCGSLVQASSYLCHNCSKSEATVATALIGRTAKLEKEIQHLAAICRHCGGGDWLLESGVKCTSLACSIFYERRKVQKELKSLAAAATELGFYPTCMAECLKQPNWEVLLPFSYICQSQGLTSPPPAKMLLLRRRLKNLHFPARFHHHHHYHYHYPNRIFPKLPLSSLSSAQSQTTTSSDPTPKPSSLSARMSFVFEQIDAIEKERSQKDQTLQRIRAWRESKKQQQQPTTDLSPAEAELSEKKLELKKDENEVSPKNAGGLLDGKIKEVELVHPWPEWIELMERLVQQNYFDHKRRDEDGMMETVGFNLSEMVEEEGFDFTRDFKTVQTAVLNFGRDRFDILRSMSRQDLQILVGYGCPSADKKVVFSAKLLRKHVHLDEGDVCSSCSLRSSCERAYLLTNKEDEARTMDVMRMLLTYGFDAVNGSVANKSLMKMKTLKTVVRKLIHDVVKLSAVPIDPNLPPPVIKKPPPKVKQPPPPPKKRVGRDDIEMKKGDWLCVKCDFMNFAKNTVCLQCDAKRPKRQLLPGEWECPQCNFLNYRRNMVCFHCEHKRPPDEFMESQVQDRQHSPRRLENISGRPEISNAWNFDFDDNESDGADVAAFEYADSKKMHEDFPSDKQPHAGVARACEDGLHKDYRSARDTDPVNPGFGFNDFDDEDDDVENYELDTRNDAQKASTVDFSELDVDSHSEDEDRTGHDWTLRRKSNFQAQNKPSKSTRRGVGFSGSDPEIDFGTDDELPIHPNWKSSHVNQRSKRRGGVSFGSDDEVSSGTEYTNNDFGSREMKGNKWKSSRSSRKQNSFDSDDEPFSDLESNNDKDKFGSRKASLNSQRNTSNGRRNRDMGNLRGSSRDSPKRFEDTDYGHRKYTRDGRSQNFRSPQREGSFKQRRDKRFEDDDNGYRSDSRGGRSQNFRSSSREGSHKQRQGRYGNSNKSGDSYLDDERHRRPRVNVR, via the exons ATGAGGGATTTAATGAGAAAAAAACGAAGCCATTGCAGTGAGCTATCTGAATGTAGAGCTTCTGAGGTTATAAAGGTTACTAGTGACAAGGAACAGAAAGACAagatttttgtttccaagaaactGACAAATGACGAAGAATGCAATAGATCTCAGATTTCCTACTCACCCAGATCTGCAGTTACAGATAAATTAGGAGAATTATGTGAGTGTCCTGCATCGGCAGAGTTCGCTAAGGTGAACACTGATGGATCTGATCTTTTTGTGCATG CAGAATTTGCAGGTCTCTGCACAAGGGGGATGCGTTGTTCCTCTAGGTTGCCTGGGGAACTTAAAAAAGATAGCCCACTTAAGGAGGCTATCAGTTCATGCTGTCAATCCTCCAACCATGTCGGATGTCAAATCTTTGAGAAAAATTATTCAATTTTAGACTCTGGTTTGAAGAGCAAGGTTTCCATGCATGAGATACCTGAAATGGGAAATGACAACAATAAGGACACAGGGGTGTCAACTACAGTGAATCTATTGCAGACTGAGCCCCAGATTAACAGACATGTAAAATCCCCTGGATTTTACAGTTCAAGATTGTCTGCTAGTAGCATGATAGCACACCCTGTGGAACTAATTTGTTTAACTTTGTGTCAGAAACCCCCAGTGATAGAGTGGACCGATGAACCTGATGGAGATTCTGTATTGTCACCTTCTATTTCTCAGGACCCTCATGAGCTGGTGGAAAAGGAGGAAGGAATATCTCTTCTGGGTGAAGTTGCAGATGACATTCTTCCTTTCTTCATAAATGACAACCTAGAAGGAAAAGAGCTTCGAAACCTAAACTGCCAGGAAGCAGGATATAGTTATCATCAAGATTCAATCATCGGTGTCCCTGTTCACTATCAGAATGATGGCTCCTATCTATATATGTTGACTCCTGTTCAGTCACCGCCATCAGAGGAAAATGTCAAGAGATGGCTTTCTTTAGATGGCAGAAATACTTCAAGAGAAAAGGCAGCAGATGCATCAGTTCTGTTTATATCACCTAAGCATTTGTCCGATGATCTCGTGGATTCACGGCGTCCTTTATGCCATGCTTCTAATCTGTCTTCTCTGGATTCCGAGGCAAGGTCTGAGTCCAACCTTCATCAGTTGAATCACCATAACCAGGAAAACTTCAATGGACAAGTAGAGGCTCATAATGATGAGGTGAGAACAATCCAGAAGGATGCATACAAAATTTTGATGTCTAAGCCATCAGCTGTTTTTTCACAAGAACACTCTCAGTTATCTGGTCCTGATGTGAAATCAAAGTTGACTCCTTTAAGTCAGATGGGTTTTCGGGATCCAGCTAGTGTTGGTGGGAGGCAGCAGCTAACAATTGTGAGTATTGAGGTTCAAGCAGGATGTAGGGGAGATTTAAGGCCTGATCCTAGGTTTGATGCCATTGATATTATAACTCTTGTTTTtcaagatgatgatgatgcaaTGGTTGATTGTTTCATGCTTTTGCGGTCCAATACAGTTATAACTGAAACAAATCTAGATGGAATACCTGATTGCAAGGTTTTGCTTTTCCCTGAAGAGAAGCAAGTATTTAGCCATTTCACAAAGATTATATCTATCTTTGATCCAGACACATTAATTGGCTGGGATGTTCAAGGGGGTTCCCTTGGTTTTCTTGCTGAAAGGGCTGCTTATCTTGGCATTGGTTTGCTAAATAACATATCTCGAATACCATCTTCTAGAGGTCTCAATACTACTGAGGAAGATATGCCAGATGATATGTCTCTTAAGGTGGCTACTGCTGATCCTGTGCCTTTAGATGGTGCTATCGTTGAAGATGAATGGGGCCGAACTCATGCCAGCGGTGTCCATGTTGGTGGTCGAATTGTTCTTAATGTTTGGCGATTAATGCGAGGTGAAGTTAAGCTTAGGATGTACACTATGGAGGCTGTTGCTGAAACTGTATTGAGGAAGAAAGTTCCATATATTCCTTGCATGGTGTTGGCAAAATGGTTTTCAAGTGGTCCTGGTCGTGCAAGATATCGCTGTATGGAGTATTTGTTAGTGAAAACTAAGTTGAACCTTGATATCATGAATCAACTTGATATGATAAACAGAACATCAGAACTTGCTCGAGTCTTTGGTATTGACTTCTTTTCTGTTCTCTCTAGAGGTTCACAGTATCGAGTTGAATCAATGTTTCTTAGACTGGCACATACACAAAATTATGTTGCCATTTCTCCTGGAAATCTACAGGTTGCTTATCAGCCTGCAATGGAGTGTCTTCCTCTTGTGATGGAACCAGAGTCTGGCTTTTATGCAGACCCAGTTGTTGTTTTGGATTTTCAGTCTCTTTATCCATCAATGATAATTGCATATAACCTTTGCTTTTCTACATGCCTTGGAAAAATCACATCTTCAATGGCAAATATTCTTGGTGTCAGTTCTTATTCACCAGATATGAAGGTTTTGCAGAATTTGAAGCATGAAATACTGCTTACTCCAAATGGTGTTATGTATGTACCTTCAAAGTTTCGTAAAGGAGTACTGCCCCGCTTACTGGAAGAAATATTATCAACTAGAATTATGGTAAAAAAAGCAATGAAGAAATTAGCTCCATCACAGCAGGTGCTACACCGTATATATGATGCCAGGCAACTTGCCCTAAAGTTAATAGCAAACGTGACTTATGGCTATACAGCTGCTGGATTTAGTGGTCGCATGCCCTGTGCAGAGCTAGCAGACAGTATTGTGCAATGTGGTCGTAGAACACTAGAGGCTGCTATTTCCTTTGTGAACAATCATAACAAGTGGAAAGCAAAAGTTGTATATGGTGATACTGATAG CATGTTTGTTCTCCTTAAGGGACGTTCTCGTAGGGAAGCTTTCCACATTGGTAATGAGATTGTGTCAGCAATAAGTGCAATGAATCCAAATCCTGTTGTGCTAAAGATGGAAAAGGTCTATCAACCTTGCTTCCTCCTTACTAAGAAAAGGTATGTTGGCTACAGCTATGAGAGTCCTGACCAAAGTAAGCCAAAGTTTGATGCAAAAGGTATTGAGACAGTAAGGAGAGATACATGTGACGCTGTATCCAAGACAATGGAGCAGTCGCTGAGACTCTACTTCGAACATCAAGATATTGATAAG GTTAAGGCATACCTATTGCGTCAATGGACACGGATTATATCTGGCAGAGTCTCTCTTCAAGATTTTGTTTTTGCAAAAGAGGTCTGCTTAGGCACTTACAGTTCACGGGCGTCATCACTTCCCCCATCAGCAATTGTAGCCACTAAAGCAATGAGGGCTGACCCGAGGGCAGAACCACGCTATGCAGAGCGAGTTCCTTATGTGGTAGTTCATGGTGAACCTGGTGCCCGACTGGTAGATATGGTTGTGGATCCAATGGAACTTCTTGCTCTTGATTCTCGTTACAGATTAAATGAGGCCTATTATATTAGGAAACAGATAATTCCAGCTTTACAGCGAGTTTTTGGGCTCGTTGGAGCTGACTTGAACCAATGGTTCTCTGATATGCCGCGTCCTGAAAGGGAAACTGTCGGTAAACGTCATTTTTATGCTCCAAATCAACATCGAACTAGAATTGACTATTACTACCTATCACGACACTGTATCCTCTGTGGTTCACTAGTACAAGCATCAAGCTATCTCTGTCATAACTGTTCTAAGAGTGAGGCAACTGTTGCAACAGCTTTGATCGGAAGAACTGCAAAACTGGAAAAGGAAATCCAACATCTTGCTGCT ATTTGCCGGCATTGTGGCGGTGGGGACTGGCTTTTAGAAAGCGGGGTGAAATGCACATCTCTCGCATGCTCTATTTTCTACGAGAGAAGGAAAGTTCAGAAAGAACTGAAGTCTCTCGCTGCTGCTGCTACAGAACTTGGTTTCTACCCTACTTGCATGGCTGAATG TCTCAAGCAGCCAAACTGGGAAGTTCTGCTTCCATTCAGTTACATTTGTCAA TCTCAGGGTTTAACTTCTCCGCCACCAGCCAAAATGCTCCTCCTCCGCAGACGCCTGAAAAACCTGCACTTTCCGGCACgtttccaccaccaccaccactaccaCTACCACTACCCTAACAGAATATTCCCTAAGCTACCCTTATCTTCTTTATCCTCTGCCCAGTCCCAGACCACCACCTCCTCAGACCCCACTCCAAAACCCTCTTCTCTATCCGCTCGTATGAGCTTTGTATTCGAACAAATCGACGCTATTGAGAAGGAACGCTCCCAGAAAGACCAAACCCTGCAGCGAATTCGTGCCTGGCGCGAATCCAagaaacaacaacaacaacccaCCACAGACTTAAGTCCGGCCGAGGCCGAGTTGTCAGAAAAGAAATTGGAATTGAAGAAGGACGAAAATGAGGTTAGTCCTAAGAATGCTGGGGGATTGTTGGATGGTAAAATAAAGGAAGTTGAGCTGGTCCATCCGTGGCCTGAGTGGATTGAGTTAATGGAGAGATTAGTGCAGCAGAATTATTTTGATCATAAGAGGAGAGATGAAGATGGTATGATGGAAACTGTGGGGTTTAATTTATCTGAAATGGTTGAAGAGGAAGGATTTGATTTTACTAGGGATTTCAAGACTGTTCAGACTGCTGTTCTGAATTTTGGACGCGACCGGTTTGATATTTTGAG GTCAATGTCAAGACAGGATCTTCAAATTTTGGTTGGTTACGGATGCCCTAGTGCGGACAAGAAGGTGGTTTTTTCTGCAAAATTGTTGAGGAAACATGTCCACCTGGATGAGGGAGAT gtttGTAGTTCCTGCAGTTTGAGAAGTTCTTGTGAAAGAGCATATCTGCTTACAAATAAAGAGGATGAAGCCAGGACCATGGATGTCATGCGTATGTTATTGACATATGGCTTTGATGCAGTAAATGGATCAGTTGCAAATAAGTCTCTTATGAAGATGAAAACTCTGAAGACTGTTGTACGCAAATTAATTCATGATGTGGTAAAGTTGAGTGCAGTACCAATAGATCCAAATCTTCCACCTCCTGTTATTAAAAAGCCTCCACCTAAGGTGAAGCAGCCACCTCCCCCTCCAAAGAAGCGCGTAGGACGTGATGACATTGAAATGAAAAAGGGTGATTGGCTTTGCGTAAA GTGTGACTTTATGAATTTTGCAAAGAACACGGTGTGCCTACAATGTGATGCCAAGCGTCCTAAGAGACAGCTTCTTCCAGGAGAATGGGAGTGCCCACA GTGCAATTTCTTGAACTATAGGAGAAACATGGTGTGCTTTCATTGTGAACACAAGCGCCCGCCAGATGAATTTATGGAGAGTCAAGTGCAAGATAGGCAACACAGTCCAAGGAGATTGGAGAATATTTCAGGCAGGCCAGAGATTTCCAATGCATggaattttgattttgatgaCAATGAATCTGATGGGGCAGATGTTGCTGCCTTTGAGTATGCAGATTCTAAGAAGATGCATGAAGATTTTCCTTCAGATAAGCAACCACATGCAGGGGTTGCTAGGGCATGCGAAGATGGATTGCACAAGGATTACAGGTCTGCTAGAGATACTGATCCTGTCAATCCCGGATTTGGATTCAAcgattttgatgatgaagatgatgatgtggaAAATTATGAACTTGATACTCGGAATGATGCACAGAAGGCTTCTACTGTAGATTTTTCTGAGCTTGATGTTGACTCGCATTCAGAAGATGAAGACAGAACAGGTCATGATTGGACTCTTCGTCGTAAGTCCAATTTCCAGGCACAAAACAAGCCATCTAAATCAACACGTAGGGGAGTCGGTTTCTCTGGCTCTGATCCTGAAATAGATTTTGGTACTGATGATGAGCTTCCTATTCATCCGAACTGGAAATCTAGTCATGTCAATCAGAGAAGTAAAAGAAGAGGTGGCGTGAGTTTTGGTTCAGATGATGAGGTTAGCTCTGGCACTGAATACACCAATAATGATTTTGGATCCAGGGAGATGAAAGGGAATAAATGGAAGTCAAGTAGGAGTTCAAGAAAGCAAAATAGTTTCGACAGTGATGATGAACCGTTCTCTGATTTAGAATCCAACAATGACAAAGATAAATTTGGAAGTAGGAAAGCAAGCCTAAATAGCCAAAGAAACACATCTAATGGCAGAAGAAACCGGGACATGGGAAATCTTCGCGGATCTTCCCGAGATTCTCCTAAAAGATTTGAAGATACTGATTATGGCCATAGAAAATATACTAGAGATGGTCGTTCACAGAATTTTAGAAGCCCTCAAAGAGAAGGATCTTTTAAGCAGAGACGAGACAAAAGATTTGAAGATGATGACAATGGCTACAGAAGTGATTCTAGAGGTGGTCGTTCGCAGAATTTTAGAAGTTCCAGTAGAGAAGGGTCTCATAAACAGAGACAAGGTAGATATGGTAACTCTAACAAATCTGGGGACAGTTATTTGGATGATGAAAGACACAGGAGGCCCCGTGTAAACGTGAGATAA
- the LOC113758428 gene encoding sucrose nonfermenting 4-like protein, translated as MFGGGGGNGLTNSRGAGGGDTILIPTRFVWPHGGRRVFVSGSFTRWTNHIPMSPMEGCPTVFQVVYNLTPGYHQFKFFVDGEWRHDEHQPFVSGNYGVVNTIFLPSESDMVPTFFSPEMPGRSNMDVDNDPFLRVERVPTITQNDIELSRHRISMFLAMHNAYELLPDSGKVIALDVNLPVKQAFHILYEQGISVAPLWDFRNGQFVGVLSALDFIMILQELGNHGSNLTEEELETHSISAWKEGKLHLMRQIDGNLRPYQRRLVHAGPYDSLKDVAVKILENKVTTVPIIHSSSQDGSFPQLLHLASLSGILKCICRHFRHSSSSLPILQQPISSFPLGSWVPKIGDSDGKPLAMLSSNASLNAALSLLVQAEVSSIPIVDENDSLQDIYCRSDITALAKDRAYAQIQLNELSIQEALQLGQDANAPYNGQRCQMCLPSDPLHKVMERLALPGVRRLVIVEAGSKRVEGIISLSDVFKFLLD; from the exons ATGTTTGGGGGAGGTGGAGGCAATGGACTGACTAACAGTAGGGGTGCTGGAGGTGGAGATACAATTTTGATACCAACAAGGTTTGTGTGGCCGCATGGTGGAAGGAGGGTGTTTGTGAGTGGTTCTTTTACCAG GTGGACAAATCACATACCAATGTCACCAATGGAGGGTTGCCCAACAGTGTTTCAGGTTGTTTATAACTTGACACCAGGATATCACCAG TTTAAATTCTTTGTTGATGGGGAATGGCGCCATGATGAGCACCAACCATTCGTAAGCGGAAATTATGGAGTTGTGAACACTATTTTCTTGCCCAGTGAATCTGACATGGTTCCTACATTTTTTAGCCCTGAGATGCCTGGAAGATCTAATATGGATgttgataatgatccttttCTTCGTGTG GAAAGAGTTCCAACTATAACACAGAATGATATAGAGCTATCTAGGCATCGAATATCAATGTTCTTGGCAATGCACAATGCTTATGAGCTGCTTCCTGATTCTGGCAAG GTCATTGCTTTGGATGTCAATTTACCAGTGAAGCAAGCATTTCACATTCTTTATGAGCAG GGAATCTCTGTTGCTCCATTATGGGACTTCCGCAATGGTCAGTTTGTTGGTGTTCTCAGTGCATTGGACTTCATTATGATTCTTCAAGAG CTTGGAAATCATGGATCCAATCTGACAGAGGAAGAGCTGGAAACACATAGTATATCAGCATGGAAAGAGGGAAAGTTGCATCTTATGAGGCAAATTGATGGAAACTTGCGACCATATCAGAGACGCTTGGTGCAT GCTGGGCCTTATGATTCTTTAAAAGATGTGGCTgtcaaaattctggaaaacaaaGTTACAACAGTTCCCATTATTCACTCTTCTTCACAGGATGGTTCATTTCCTCAACTTCTCCATTTGGCTTCTCTATCTGGAATACTAAAAT GTATTTGCCGACATTTTAGACATTCTTCCAGTTCCTTGCCTATTCTTCAGCAACCGATTTCTTCATTTCCTTTGGGTTCTTGGGTACCTAAAATTGGTGATTCCGATGGAAAGCCATTGGCAATGCTGAGTTCAAATGCATCACTTAATGCTGCCTTGTCTTTGCTAGTTCAAG CTGAAGTTAGTTCAATACCTATAGTGGATGAGAATGACTCCTTGCAGGATATATATTGCCGTAG TGATATAACTGCTTTGGCGAAAGACAGAGCATATGCACAGATTCAGCTCAATGAATTGAGTATTCAAGAG GCATTGCAACTGGGCCAAGATGCGAATGCTCCTTACAATGGGCAGAGATGCCAGATGTGTTTGCCATCTGATCCATTGCATAAGGTGATGGAGCGGCTAGCACTTCCtg GGGTGAGGAGACTTGTCATAGTGGAGGCTGGTAGCAAGCGTGTAGAAGGGATTATTTCATTGAGTGATGTGTTCAAGTTTTTGCTTGATTAG